A genome region from Chitinivibrio alkaliphilus ACht1 includes the following:
- the ffh gene encoding signal recognition particle protein, whose protein sequence is MFEELSGRLESTVKNLSGQGKIRESNISEALREVKRALLEADVHFRVVREFVAQVKEKALGEEVLSSVTPAQQFVKIVHDELVVLMGGAHRDIRFENNQQTRIVMAGLQGSGKTTQTAKLALHFRKNGGHRPLMVACDVHRPAAIDQLETLGKSLGIDVYSERGSSAEDIAEHAMEYARKKDYSLLIFDTAGRLHIDESMMQELRNVHAIANPHEVFFVADAMTGQDAVNVAQEFHEAVTCTGFILSKMDGDARGGAALSINNVTGVPLCYLGVGEKPDALEPFYPDRMASRILGMGDVVSLVEKAESVVDLEESKKLEKKLRRNQFTLQDFLDQLRKVQKMGSITDLLGMLPGVGGKLKGIDVDPKAIKHVEAIILSMTPAEREKPKILNASRRRRIARGSGRTVQEVNRLMRQFEDMKKMMKQMNRMSRKKGGVSGAMKNLMPM, encoded by the coding sequence ATGTTTGAAGAGTTATCGGGACGTTTAGAGTCAACGGTTAAGAATCTTTCCGGGCAGGGGAAGATTCGTGAGAGCAATATTTCAGAAGCATTGCGTGAGGTGAAACGAGCACTTCTAGAGGCGGATGTTCATTTTCGCGTTGTTCGTGAGTTCGTTGCGCAGGTAAAAGAAAAAGCCTTGGGCGAAGAGGTCTTGTCCAGTGTGACGCCTGCGCAGCAGTTTGTGAAAATAGTGCATGATGAACTGGTTGTCCTCATGGGGGGAGCACACCGGGATATCCGTTTTGAAAATAATCAGCAGACACGCATTGTTATGGCCGGGCTGCAAGGGTCGGGGAAAACTACACAGACGGCGAAGCTCGCCTTGCATTTTCGCAAAAACGGAGGACATCGACCTCTCATGGTTGCCTGTGATGTCCATCGCCCTGCAGCAATAGATCAGCTTGAGACTCTTGGAAAATCCTTGGGGATTGACGTGTACTCTGAGCGGGGAAGCAGTGCCGAGGATATTGCGGAACATGCCATGGAATATGCGCGTAAAAAAGATTATTCCCTCCTTATTTTTGACACGGCTGGTCGACTCCATATCGATGAATCTATGATGCAGGAGCTTAGAAATGTTCATGCCATTGCAAACCCCCACGAGGTGTTTTTTGTAGCTGATGCTATGACGGGGCAGGATGCGGTAAATGTTGCTCAGGAGTTTCATGAGGCAGTTACCTGTACAGGGTTTATCTTGTCAAAAATGGACGGGGATGCTCGTGGTGGGGCTGCTCTTTCTATTAATAACGTTACGGGAGTTCCGCTCTGTTATCTTGGGGTGGGAGAAAAACCGGATGCCCTTGAACCCTTTTATCCTGATCGAATGGCATCGCGAATTCTTGGTATGGGTGATGTCGTCTCCCTTGTAGAAAAAGCAGAATCGGTGGTTGATCTTGAAGAAAGTAAAAAACTTGAGAAAAAGTTACGGAGAAACCAATTTACGCTTCAAGATTTTCTTGATCAGCTGCGGAAGGTTCAAAAAATGGGGTCCATTACTGATCTTCTGGGCATGTTGCCGGGGGTAGGAGGGAAGCTCAAGGGTATTGATGTAGACCCAAAGGCGATAAAGCATGTGGAAGCAATAATCCTTTCCATGACTCCGGCGGAACGGGAGAAACCGAAAATACTCAACGCGTCACGACGCCGGCGTATTGCTCGTGGCAGTGGCCGAACCGTGCAAGAGGTCAATCGCCTCATGCGTCAGTTTGAAGATATGAAAAAAATGATGAAGCAGATGAACCGTATGTCACGGAAAAAAGGTGGCGTATCAGGAGCAATGAAGAATTTAATGCCAATGTAA